ttcttaattattaagtaaaaaataaattttttttttttactaacgATAAAATAGAGATGTCACTTTAAAGAGACAAAGTAgtgtttctcttttcttaaaCAAGTGTTGTACAGTCAGCAGTTTGTCTTTTTCTCATGAATGATGCTAAAATATGGAAACTCTTCAAACACAGGAACGGTTTATAATATTAGAAGAAGACCTATACTTTTATGAAGTGTGCCTTCCAATCCAATATGCCTTaacctgtttttctttttcttttggttcgTCATACACAACTATAAAGTTCCATGAGCTTTACATTCTCTAACTTAAGCTACAGGTTAAGTCTTTGGCTGAGCAGGAGATACAGAGGGAATTTTCTTCATACCGTGATCGTAAGTTTTCACTTCTTTCTTCTTGAATTGCTCTGTGGATATTGTGTTTTGTGGCATTGTGCCCTTCATTCTTGTCCTTTCTGTTTTCTGTAATTGGTCACCACCCTTCTGCAGCtctagtttgtttttgcagatagaataagttgagattaagttaaaagttgaataaaatattattagaatatattttttaatattatttttattttggaatttgaaaaagttgaattgtttatattattttctatgaaaatttagaaaaattataataattagatgagataagatgagttgaaaggagttgtgaaaacaaacgaggcctaaatgaGTTTTTCTTAACTTTTGTTTGACTGAATTCAACACTGTAAAGGTCACTTGAGTTTCTATTTGGTTATTTTAGTGGCACTAAATGATGTAATGAAACTCACGTGTTCACAAGCAATTTCTAAATGAAACAAGGCAATCCTTTTAGCTTTTGCAAAAATTTGTTACACTTTTCCTTTCGAATGATTATTAAGAAGACTATGTATGAAAgaagttgagttctttatgttTTTGACTTTTATTGCGATTAACTACTTGATAAATGCGGTGCTTTGGTATGTATTCAGGGCAGACGAATCCCACCGATTGAAAGCACATTTCTGATATGTTTCCCAAATGCCATGGCTTTGCTGGGTAGATCAAGATATGCATGCTGTAAGGTTTGTCTACCAAAATCCTCTAGCACGAGTCATGACATTCAATGCATTTACTGTTCATCAATATGTGGATAATTCTCCTAATAATTCTTTAACAATTTTGTACTGAAAACTTTCTTACTTCCCTGAATTTTCAGAGTACATGATCTTCTCAAAACTGCAAATCTCCACATGACCGCCCAAAAATAGTCTTTTGATGCGAATCTACATGATCAATGGTAAACGGACACCTGATTTGAGCCTGATGGGGACTATGAAAGATTCAACAGGAAAGCCCTTTGGTGGAAGAGTGCTCTCTAGAGTCTTCTCAGAGGATTATGATGTGGTAGAGAAGATAGTACTGGATCCAAGAGGAACTTTTGTGGATAGATGGAACAAAGTTTTTTTACTGGCTTGCTTGATTTCACTTTTTGTCGACCCCTTATTTTTTTACCTACCGGTGGCTTATGAAGAAGCATGCATTGATGTTAGTGTATCCCTTGAAGTGACCCTCACAGTCATTCGGTCCCTGGTTGATGCATTTTACATTGTTCAGATTGTTGTTCGGTTTCGAACTGCTTATGTTGCTCCGTCCTCTCGAGTCTTTGGGAGAGGAGAGCTTGTCATTGACCCTTCAAAGATTGCTTCAAGATATCTTCATAAAGACTTTTGGCTTCACCTTATTGCCGCCATACCCCTTCCGCAGGTATGTAGGCAGTTATAGGTCAATTTTATGTTTGGTTGATACTCCTCTGATTTCAGgaattctctttgttttttgcaCACCATGCTTATGATCCACTTCATTGCCtgaaatagaaagaaaacataCAGAACATGGAATTTATAAGTTACTTCAACACAAACCTGTTATTTTTCACGAGTCTGAGAATTCGTTTCCTCTTCTATTTATGTTCCTTTGCAATCTGAAGGTAGATAAAGACCCATTTGTTTGTAGGGAAATCTCTCCTGAAAGTGGGGATCGGATAATAGGCTATTCTAGTCCATGGAACGGAAATTATGAGTTCACTTCTAATTAGATTGTATGGGTTTTTGAGAATTTATTGCCTCTCCTTCCATTTTCCATGTTAAGCTTAAGATGCCACCATCAGAGAATGCTTTCTAGATTTGTAACTCCCTGATGTGAActtgaattatttaaattttcatattatggTAGGTGTTGATTTGGGCTGCAATCCCAAGCATAAGAGATTCGGAAATGACCCTTTCAAGTGTTGTTCTTCGTTTCCTTATCATTTTCCAGTACCTTCTGAGGCTATATCTTATCTTTCCCCTCTCATCTCAAATTGTCAAGGCCAATGGGGTTGTGATGGCAACAGCATGGGCTGGAGCAGCATATAATCTGATGCTCTATATGTTGGCAAGTCATGTAAGTTACTTCTATAAATCCCTATCTGGACAGAAACCTGTCATCCAATAATTTCTCCTAGACATACTGAAAATGTTTTAGAAATTCTTCATTATCTGAAAGATCATCCTACAAAAACCTTACTATGGTTTATGTTTCTTTGGGGATTTTTACAAGCTTGATTGTCTGTTATATGAGAAGCAATCAGAACTAACTTGTAATTCTTTGTTTCCTCTCTATCTTTCTGGCTCTTTGGTTGTAGTTGCCATTGATTTGTTCAAGCAGTGGATAATTTGATTCCACttcttattattgtttttgataAGGTTTTAGGATCTTGTTGGTACCTCTTATCCCTTCAACGACAACATGCATGTTGGAAGAAAGTCTGTAGTCTTCAACAACAAGATTGCAAAGAGTGGTTTTTTAGTTGCCGTGCAGTGAATGAAACAAGTAGAAATGCCTGGTTTAAGACCAGCAACATCTCAATTCTTTGTGGTGCAAGTACTGACTTCTTTCAGTTTGGTATTTATTCCGACGCATTGACTGTTGGAGTTACAGCCACAAGTTTTTTAAACAAGTACTACTACTGTCTTTGGTGGGGCCTGAGGAATCTAAGGTAAGTCTGGACTACACATTACTGTGTGAAACAAGAAAACTGTTCCATGATGTCAATCCCTATCATTTGAAGGCACTACTATCCTTCCAAATGGAACTatcacaaaaaagtaaaaacagaaaaaatgggACTATCATGACAGTGAACTAGTGCCAATCGAGATAATAGATTCATCTAAGAAGCTATTAGAaacaagataaatttaaatttatatgcCATGCAATGCAATGTGGAATGCAGGTAAAATATATATCAGGTTTCTCTTCTAAATCATTGACTCAAAATTAAATGCTCTCAGAAAATGAATTTTACACTCCTTTTTTTCATTGTCTAACTATCAAATATTGCAGCTCTTTGGGACAGAATCTCTTCACCAGCACTTATATTGGAGAGATTAATTTTGCTGTTATCATTGCGATACTTGGATTGGTGCTTTTTGCTCTGCTTATAGGTAACATGCAGGTACGTGTAGCTGGTTGAGGACTTTCTGCTGGCCCTAGAAAATCATCTCTAAAATAAGCTTTGAGATGTTTGTGTTAGGCCTCATAAAAGTTTGATAACTAGATACAGTTCTATGTTTTCTGTGGGCGGTCCATACAAGTTCCTAGAAGATGCtctattcatatcatttcaagTTTTCTGTTGAGTCACTATAGCATAAGCTTTTTCAACCataatctatttaaaacttcCATTAAGCTGTTGGACTTAAGTTTCTGGAAATCATTCTTTATGGTTGTTAGGACTCATGTCCTCCCATGTAGTCATTCAGGCATGTTCTATTtcaaaaattctgaaattctgCTGTACCTTTTATCTACTCAACAGATGTACCTCCAATCCACCATGGTAAGACTGGAAGAGTGGAGGAGTAGGAGAACAGATGCAGAAGAGTGGATGCGTCACAGGCAACTACCACAAGATTTGAAGCAGCGTGTGCGAAGGTATGAACAATACAAATGGGTTGCAACTCGTGGAGTTGATGGGGAAGCTGTTCTTAAAGGCCTTCCAATGGATCTCAGGCGAGATATTAAACGCCACCTCTGTCTTGATCTAGTTCGACAAGTAGGTTTCCATTTCTTCTCTCATTTCTATGAATGAATCAATTTTGTGAGATTTTCCCAATTAGTTCCTTGATTGCAATTCTCTTTTCTCAAGTACTTTCTAGTAATTTGCTAATGAGTGgac
This genomic interval from Juglans regia cultivar Chandler chromosome 3, Walnut 2.0, whole genome shotgun sequence contains the following:
- the LOC109008642 gene encoding protein CNGC15a-like, which produces MRIYMINGKRTPDLSLMGTMKDSTGKPFGGRVLSRVFSEDYDVVEKIVLDPRGTFVDRWNKVFLLACLISLFVDPLFFYLPVAYEEACIDVSVSLEVTLTVIRSLVDAFYIVQIVVRFRTAYVAPSSRVFGRGELVIDPSKIASRYLHKDFWLHLIAAIPLPQVLIWAAIPSIRDSEMTLSSVVLRFLIIFQYLLRLYLIFPLSSQIVKANGVVMATAWAGAAYNLMLYMLASHVLGSCWYLLSLQRQHACWKKVCSLQQQDCKEWFFSCRAVNETSRNAWFKTSNISILCGASTDFFQFGIYSDALTVGVTATSFLNKYYYCLWWGLRNLSSLGQNLFTSTYIGEINFAVIIAILGLVLFALLIGNMQMYLQSTMVRLEEWRSRRTDAEEWMRHRQLPQDLKQRVRRYEQYKWVATRGVDGEAVLKGLPMDLRRDIKRHLCLDLVRQVPLFDQMDDRMLDAICERLKPYLCTPGTCLVREGDPVIEMLFIVRGRLNSYTTNGGRTGFFNSCCIGAGDFCGEELLTWALDPRPNVLLPSSTRTVEAITEVEAFALVSEDLKFVAAQFRRLHSKQLRHTFRFYSHQWRTWAACFIQAAWFRYKRHKEAAELKKMEILKTSVPKSAVEESASLPPHCTGFTIYAAKLAASTRRGGSMRRASEFDILSSLQKPVEPDFTMEDR